From one Paenibacillus terrae HPL-003 genomic stretch:
- a CDS encoding flagellar assembly protein FliW gives MTPKQKLDEGKQDANTILYVFPKGIPGFEQLREFQLQEHNELFSLFSAVEQPATIFITVNPFDFFDNYEFELSDDALEDIGITNQEQIAVRCICTWNSDQSKTTVNLLAPLIFNIEQQTGKQIVLQNTDYTIKHPLWNGTESSKGGES, from the coding sequence ATGACCCCAAAACAGAAATTAGATGAAGGAAAGCAAGATGCAAACACCATTCTTTATGTGTTTCCAAAAGGAATACCTGGCTTTGAACAACTTCGAGAATTTCAACTACAGGAGCATAATGAATTATTTAGTCTTTTCAGTGCAGTAGAGCAGCCTGCTACAATTTTCATTACTGTAAATCCATTTGATTTCTTTGATAATTATGAATTTGAGCTGTCTGATGATGCTCTTGAGGACATTGGAATTACCAATCAAGAACAGATAGCAGTACGATGTATTTGCACATGGAACAGTGATCAATCCAAAACAACGGTTAATTTGCTTGCGCCTTTAATTTTTAACATTGAACAACAAACAGGGAAGCAAATTGTTTTGCAGAATACAGACTATACAATTAAGCATCCATTATGGAATGGAACAGAGTCCAGCAAAGGCGGTGAGTCCTGA
- the flgM gene encoding flagellar biosynthesis anti-sigma factor FlgM encodes MKINETNRIGAINPYQRNIEAGRQEEQKKSRRKDEVSISPEAMEMLNRSSDADRVKKIQELKQQVASGTYRVDADKIAEKLLPYFKQSSES; translated from the coding sequence ATGAAAATTAACGAGACCAACCGCATCGGAGCCATTAACCCATATCAACGGAATATTGAAGCAGGACGCCAAGAGGAACAAAAGAAATCCCGTCGCAAGGACGAGGTCTCGATTTCCCCGGAAGCGATGGAAATGCTGAACCGTAGCAGTGACGCAGACCGCGTTAAAAAGATTCAGGAGCTTAAGCAGCAAGTAGCTTCCGGAACCTACCGTGTGGATGCTGACAAAATTGCAGAGAAGCTGTTACCTTACTTCAAACAGTCTTCCGAAAGCTAG
- a CDS encoding flagellin has product MIINHNLPAVNTHRNMQLNNTAASKNMEKLSSGLRINRAADDAAGLSISEKMRGQIRGLEQAQRNVQDGISFAQTAEGAMNEVSSMLTRMKELGVQQSNDTYSAGDKSNIKAELGQLGQQIDAILSNTKFNGIAISGGSGVKIQADDDKFVITIKGISSARFRGLTSGVKLSATTAAIEAVAKQRANLGAMQNRLEYTSNNLGTTVENLTASESRIRDTDMAKEMVTLSKNNILLQASQSMLSQANSAPQGVLSLLR; this is encoded by the coding sequence ATGATTATCAATCACAACTTACCTGCAGTAAATACACACCGTAACATGCAATTGAACAACACGGCAGCAAGCAAAAACATGGAAAAATTGTCTTCGGGTCTGCGCATCAACCGTGCAGCTGACGATGCTGCTGGTCTCTCCATTTCCGAAAAAATGCGCGGTCAAATCCGTGGTCTGGAACAAGCACAACGTAACGTTCAAGACGGTATCTCTTTCGCACAAACAGCTGAGGGTGCAATGAACGAAGTATCCTCCATGTTGACTCGTATGAAAGAACTGGGCGTTCAACAATCCAATGATACTTACAGTGCTGGCGATAAATCCAACATCAAAGCAGAGCTTGGTCAATTGGGTCAGCAAATTGACGCAATCCTGTCAAACACTAAATTCAACGGTATTGCAATTTCCGGTGGATCAGGTGTGAAAATCCAAGCTGATGATGACAAGTTCGTAATTACTATTAAAGGTATTAGTTCTGCTCGTTTCAGAGGTCTTACTTCTGGAGTTAAGTTGTCTGCTACAACAGCTGCAATTGAAGCGGTTGCTAAGCAACGTGCAAACTTGGGTGCTATGCAAAACCGTCTGGAATACACTTCCAACAACTTGGGCACAACTGTTGAAAACCTGACAGCTTCCGAATCCCGTATTCGTGATACTGACATGGCAAAAGAAATGGTTACTTTGTCCAAAAACAACATCTTGCTGCAAGCTTCGCAATCCATGCTGTCACAAGCGAATTCCGCGCCACAAGGCGTACTGTCGTTGCTGCGTTAA
- the flgK gene encoding flagellar hook-associated protein FlgK, with product MVSTFHGIETAKRSLNTQTAALNTTGHNISNANTAGYSRQVVSMKASESMEAYGLNRSVVRGQMGTGVEFTAIERVRQTFLDDQYRNESSSQGGWDIRYDTLNKLETIMNEPSDTGIRKVMDNFWDAWSDLSQDPQDVTNRKIVKETTLALTDAMNQASKQLDALSSDLTSNVTLKTTEMNSLLQSVADLNGNIYKLEQIGDNPNDLRDQRDYAIDQLSKLANVQVTQLDNGYQVTVAGQVAVAGTEVTAITAAGLEAAYQGGTLTGGEVYGMILSRDKYVADYKSQMDQLANTLANGNIEITLPAGTVLPEGTVLNSGVNNTAVTYSNANNNRTLTADLKVTVQGINGLHQLGYTLSGTTPEKGGAFFTSKDGAAITAGNITLNKDIQDDPNKIASSLRVDGTGTANEKVTIGNNALALTMASLKNVKFGFNTTQAQTTTVDDFFSSIVGQLGVQTKEAERQSQNAQLLTEQVDMNRQSVSGVSLDEEMSNMIKFQHAYSAASRFMTTFDQLLDKLINGTGRVGL from the coding sequence ATGGTCTCAACATTTCATGGTATAGAAACAGCCAAAAGAAGCTTAAACACACAAACGGCAGCATTAAATACAACCGGACACAATATTTCCAATGCCAACACAGCCGGTTATTCCAGACAAGTGGTCAGCATGAAAGCCTCTGAATCTATGGAGGCGTATGGCTTGAACCGTTCTGTTGTAAGAGGTCAGATGGGTACAGGGGTTGAATTTACCGCTATTGAGCGTGTTCGTCAGACATTTCTGGATGACCAGTACCGTAACGAAAGTTCTTCTCAAGGTGGCTGGGATATCCGCTATGATACGCTGAACAAGCTTGAGACCATTATGAACGAGCCCTCGGATACGGGGATCCGCAAGGTCATGGATAACTTTTGGGATGCATGGTCTGATCTAAGCCAGGACCCTCAGGATGTCACGAATCGCAAAATTGTAAAAGAGACTACGCTTGCTCTGACAGATGCTATGAATCAGGCCAGCAAACAGCTGGATGCACTCAGTTCTGATTTGACTAGTAACGTTACACTAAAAACAACTGAGATGAACTCATTATTGCAGTCTGTAGCGGATTTGAACGGTAATATTTATAAACTGGAGCAAATTGGAGATAATCCGAATGATTTACGGGATCAGCGGGATTATGCGATTGATCAGTTGTCCAAACTTGCGAATGTGCAGGTAACTCAGCTGGATAACGGCTATCAGGTAACGGTGGCCGGACAAGTAGCTGTTGCGGGTACAGAGGTAACTGCTATTACGGCGGCTGGTCTTGAGGCTGCATATCAGGGGGGGACTTTAACCGGCGGAGAAGTATACGGTATGATTCTATCCCGGGATAAATATGTAGCGGATTACAAGAGTCAGATGGACCAGTTGGCTAATACGCTGGCAAATGGCAACATTGAAATTACTTTGCCCGCAGGTACAGTTCTACCCGAGGGAACGGTACTGAATTCGGGTGTCAATAACACAGCAGTTACTTACTCGAATGCGAATAACAATAGAACCTTGACAGCCGATTTGAAGGTAACCGTACAAGGGATTAATGGTCTTCATCAGCTAGGGTACACGCTTAGTGGTACGACACCGGAAAAAGGTGGAGCGTTTTTCACCTCCAAAGATGGGGCTGCCATTACAGCAGGTAATATTACGCTGAATAAGGATATTCAAGATGATCCCAATAAAATTGCCAGCTCTTTGCGGGTGGATGGAACGGGTACGGCGAATGAGAAGGTAACCATAGGTAACAATGCTTTGGCATTGACTATGGCGAGCCTGAAAAATGTGAAGTTTGGCTTTAATACCACTCAAGCCCAGACTACCACGGTTGATGACTTCTTCAGTTCAATCGTAGGACAATTGGGTGTCCAAACCAAGGAAGCAGAGCGACAATCACAAAATGCACAACTGTTGACCGAGCAAGTGGACATGAACCGTCAGTCGGTCAGTGGGGTGTCATTGGATGAAGAAATGTCCAATATGATCAAATTTCAGCATGCTTATAGTGCAGCCTCTCGGTTCATGACTACATTTGACCAACTGTTGGACAAGCTGATTAATGGTACAGGCCGCGTAGGTCTCTAG
- a CDS encoding LysM peptidoglycan-binding domain-containing protein yields the protein MKNVMKKVAVSSMLAVSLGAVSLLSPLASGNALAASGQERNKDTAELQEMIKQQEAAQRAFEAKVFGIQATENATTTTPAQPATENNNQATTAPTNTTVTPATVNTITVSVQDGDTLTSIAEKYGVTVEELLKINNLIKVGQELQVPQTNTNK from the coding sequence ATGAAAAACGTAATGAAAAAAGTAGCAGTATCTAGCATGTTGGCAGTTAGTTTAGGTGCAGTATCTCTGTTGAGTCCACTTGCATCTGGCAATGCACTGGCAGCATCCGGACAAGAGCGCAATAAAGATACAGCAGAACTACAGGAAATGATTAAACAACAAGAAGCAGCACAAAGAGCATTCGAAGCAAAAGTTTTCGGAATCCAAGCAACTGAAAATGCTACAACCACAACACCAGCTCAACCAGCTACTGAGAACAACAATCAAGCAACTACAGCGCCAACAAATACAACTGTAACACCAGCTACTGTAAATACAATCACAGTAAGTGTTCAAGATGGCGATACGCTGACTTCCATTGCTGAAAAATACGGTGTAACTGTTGAAGAACTGCTTAAAATCAACAACCTGATTAAAGTAGGCCAAGAACTGCAAGTTCCACAAACAAACACTAATAAATAA
- a CDS encoding flagellar protein FlaG → MDSMIPSSTGNLLPIQPSAGIQRGAPSDAETNYSVAQDAVQTTNIGGTAQKQPTHEEAVLELQKAIDAIQGPQKTLEISVHEKTHAIMIKVMNKETGDLIREVPPEKILDIAARMMEIAGIIIDKKV, encoded by the coding sequence ATGGACTCGATGATCCCCTCTAGCACTGGAAATCTGTTGCCGATTCAGCCATCAGCAGGAATACAACGTGGAGCCCCTTCAGATGCAGAAACGAATTATTCTGTTGCACAAGATGCTGTCCAAACAACCAATATAGGTGGTACAGCGCAGAAACAGCCGACACATGAGGAAGCAGTTTTGGAGCTGCAGAAAGCAATTGATGCTATTCAAGGCCCACAGAAGACACTTGAGATCTCTGTGCATGAGAAGACACATGCCATCATGATAAAAGTGATGAACAAGGAAACGGGAGATCTGATTCGTGAGGTACCTCCCGAGAAAATTCTGGATATAGCCGCTAGAATGATGGAAATTGCAGGAATCATTATTGATAAAAAAGTATAG
- a CDS encoding ComF family protein, with the protein MTERGFNQAQILAEELARRNKLPFLPLLARPQDTGKQSFKTKKERTDTMYNAFSVVPGMTELIKHFVLNGDFQHKMEKHKYVTVLLVDDIYTTGSTLQACARVLGEKASEEGIHMTIFCLTLARS; encoded by the coding sequence TTGACAGAGCGAGGTTTCAATCAGGCTCAAATTTTGGCGGAGGAGCTTGCCAGGCGGAATAAGCTGCCCTTTTTACCTTTACTTGCTCGTCCACAAGATACTGGGAAACAAAGCTTCAAAACAAAAAAAGAACGCACAGACACAATGTATAATGCGTTCTCTGTTGTGCCAGGTATGACGGAGTTAATTAAGCATTTTGTTTTAAACGGTGACTTTCAACACAAAATGGAGAAGCATAAATATGTTACTGTTTTGCTGGTGGACGATATTTATACAACTGGCAGTACTTTACAAGCGTGTGCGCGTGTTTTAGGGGAAAAGGCATCCGAAGAGGGTATACATATGACCATTTTTTGTCTGACTTTGGCAAGGTCATAA
- a CDS encoding flagellar protein FlgN gives MPLERLIDVLEDLRVSHQQLITLGEQKKDALISNRVEQLIAVMNQESKLSKHIEQLDEQRMQAAYAFLQERGIKSRLNLNITELSRLVFDLEDKQRLLDIQKNLADTLQELKELNELNQQLIQQAISYIDFSIESMSYYAESEATYQRPADKSISTVTAGLFDTRA, from the coding sequence ATGCCTTTAGAGCGCCTGATTGATGTGTTGGAGGACCTCAGAGTGTCACATCAGCAATTAATTACATTAGGAGAGCAGAAAAAAGATGCGCTGATCTCCAATCGGGTGGAACAGCTTATCGCTGTCATGAATCAGGAATCGAAGCTTTCCAAACACATTGAGCAGTTGGATGAACAACGCATGCAGGCTGCATATGCATTTTTGCAGGAACGTGGCATTAAGTCCAGGTTGAACCTCAATATTACGGAATTGTCACGTCTCGTTTTTGATCTAGAAGACAAGCAGCGGCTCCTTGATATTCAAAAAAATTTGGCGGATACCCTTCAAGAATTGAAGGAACTAAATGAGTTGAATCAACAGCTTATACAGCAGGCGATTTCCTATATCGATTTTTCCATTGAGAGTATGTCATATTATGCGGAATCGGAAGCGACTTACCAGCGCCCAGCTGATAAAAGTATATCAACTGTGACGGCGGGCCTATTTGATACACGCGCCTAA
- the fliD gene encoding flagellar filament capping protein FliD — protein MVTRISGLASGMDIDAMVKKLMTAERVPLDKLNQQKQLMEWKRENYRESSTKIVSFLQDKLTTLSRTASMNPQKVTVTGNSDALTASASSSASGVLDISVTNLATAGRSVSDSSWSEKASTELAFADGAARTVQVGEATIDVDANETIESFVKKINDNSKAGVTALYDAKSGLSLTSKATGSQALNIDSQISNEFKLSSTNGTDAVLKVNGLEVKKSSNNFSINGIDITLKAAGGAATRIEATKDTDKIVENVQSFVDAYNDVLATLNGKVSEERFKKYAPLTTEQKADMSDDEVKLWTTKAKSGMLRNDPILQDTLSEMRNAMIQGVDIGRVDANGKNKPLMMSELGITTGTYDTKGKLILDADKLRAAVEKDPDVITNFFGKQDPSTALTNKYTQQDGVIAKLKKISNTSLQRMADTAGTSKVSKDLTSSFLSTSTMGEQLSSLDRRISDMTSRLTMMETNYYKKFTAMETSINKYNSTSSSLTSMLS, from the coding sequence ATGGTAACCAGAATAAGTGGCCTTGCCTCAGGGATGGATATTGATGCAATGGTCAAAAAGCTGATGACTGCTGAGCGTGTACCGCTCGATAAGCTGAATCAACAAAAGCAGCTAATGGAATGGAAACGAGAAAACTATCGTGAGTCCAGTACTAAAATTGTTTCATTTCTACAAGATAAACTGACGACATTAAGCCGTACTGCTTCGATGAATCCACAGAAAGTAACAGTAACGGGAAACAGTGACGCGTTGACTGCATCGGCTTCATCGTCTGCCAGTGGAGTATTGGATATCTCGGTAACAAATCTTGCTACTGCCGGAAGATCTGTCTCAGACAGCTCATGGTCTGAAAAGGCAAGTACTGAGCTTGCATTTGCCGATGGGGCAGCTCGTACGGTTCAGGTTGGTGAGGCCACCATTGATGTGGATGCCAACGAAACGATTGAATCGTTTGTCAAAAAAATTAATGATAACAGTAAGGCTGGAGTAACTGCTCTGTATGATGCCAAGTCTGGTTTGTCATTAACAAGTAAAGCCACCGGTTCCCAAGCACTCAATATTGATTCCCAAATTAGCAATGAGTTTAAACTGTCTTCAACGAACGGAACCGATGCTGTGCTAAAGGTAAATGGACTTGAAGTCAAAAAGTCATCTAATAATTTTTCCATTAATGGCATTGATATTACGCTGAAGGCAGCCGGTGGTGCTGCGACAAGGATCGAAGCTACCAAAGATACCGATAAGATCGTCGAAAATGTTCAAAGTTTTGTCGATGCATATAATGATGTTCTCGCTACACTCAATGGCAAGGTTAGTGAGGAGAGATTTAAAAAATATGCTCCCCTTACGACGGAACAAAAAGCGGATATGAGTGATGATGAAGTCAAGCTATGGACAACGAAGGCCAAGAGCGGCATGCTTAGAAACGATCCTATCCTGCAGGATACGTTATCTGAAATGCGTAATGCCATGATTCAAGGTGTAGATATCGGCAGAGTTGATGCAAATGGTAAGAATAAGCCCTTAATGATGTCTGAGCTTGGAATCACTACAGGCACGTATGATACCAAAGGCAAGCTTATTTTGGATGCAGACAAATTGCGGGCAGCGGTTGAAAAAGATCCGGATGTTATCACGAATTTTTTTGGAAAACAGGATCCGAGCACCGCGCTAACTAATAAATACACACAGCAAGATGGTGTTATTGCTAAACTTAAAAAGATTTCGAATACCTCACTTCAAAGAATGGCCGATACAGCGGGTACTTCAAAAGTTAGTAAGGATCTAACCTCCTCATTTCTTTCTACGAGCACAATGGGAGAGCAATTATCGAGCCTTGATCGTCGAATCAGTGATATGACTAGCCGTCTAACGATGATGGAAACCAACTATTATAAAAAATTTACCGCGATGGAGACATCCATTAACAAATACAATAGCACATCTTCAAGTCTTACAAGTATGTTGTCATAA
- a CDS encoding TIGR03826 family flagellar region protein, whose amino-acid sequence MNLDNCPRCGKLFIMNVRGICQNCIKEIELEYEQCVKYIRENKGIHMHELSEATGISVKQITTFIREGRISIANAPNMTYPCEVCGTPIREGHMCDSCRTRLTKDLHQAASESSKQDQSNGMGSGTYSAIDKLRGK is encoded by the coding sequence ATGAACTTGGATAACTGTCCTCGCTGTGGAAAGCTGTTTATTATGAATGTTAGAGGAATCTGCCAAAACTGTATTAAAGAAATTGAGCTTGAATACGAGCAATGCGTCAAATATATACGTGAAAATAAGGGGATTCATATGCATGAGCTTTCGGAGGCTACCGGGATATCCGTTAAGCAAATTACGACCTTTATACGTGAGGGACGTATTTCCATTGCTAATGCGCCTAATATGACGTATCCTTGCGAGGTATGTGGGACACCGATTCGGGAAGGGCATATGTGCGATTCTTGTCGAACACGTCTGACCAAAGACCTGCATCAGGCCGCCAGCGAAAGCAGCAAGCAGGATCAGAGTAATGGTATGGGTTCAGGTACCTACAGTGCGATTGATAAACTTCGCGGAAAGTAG
- the csrA gene encoding carbon storage regulator CsrA — protein sequence MLVLTRKKGESIVIQNDIVITVLSVEGDNVKIGISAPKDIDIYRKEVFEAIQQNNQSAVMDSNAIQSAMLEMDKRKS from the coding sequence ATGCTCGTATTGACGCGTAAAAAGGGTGAATCCATTGTGATTCAGAATGATATCGTCATTACTGTTCTTTCCGTCGAAGGGGATAATGTTAAAATTGGTATTTCTGCTCCTAAGGATATCGATATTTACCGAAAAGAAGTCTTTGAAGCTATTCAGCAAAATAACCAAAGTGCAGTTATGGATTCGAATGCCATTCAAAGTGCAATGTTGGAGATGGATAAGAGAAAGTCCTGA
- the flgL gene encoding flagellar hook-associated protein FlgL: MPIRVTSGMTNMQLLSNLNRNNNNMGKMENQISTGRKLNKPSDDPVGVTYALRYRAELASNEQYKTNSDAAISWLDFTDTTMQQASDVMKRLKELTVQASSETLPQSALDSIKLEVDQLKEQMMNIGNSQLRGKYVFNGQNYDQAPYQLSATVTSYDQINPDQGAVSYAIGDQDAFRVNTSGSDFFGKSTEADNVFKVIDSLSAALTNGNSTAISSQLSSIESRFTKMQTSLSEVGARTNRVELVQSRLDERNLNLTTLQAKTEDADVASLMIQATSAQTIYEAALKSSAKIMQPSLMDFMS, encoded by the coding sequence ATGCCAATTCGAGTAACCTCAGGGATGACCAATATGCAACTGCTCAGTAACCTGAATCGGAATAACAATAATATGGGCAAGATGGAGAACCAGATTTCTACAGGTCGTAAGTTGAATAAGCCTTCAGATGACCCAGTAGGAGTAACTTATGCTCTACGTTATAGAGCTGAACTAGCATCAAATGAACAATACAAGACTAATTCAGATGCAGCTATAAGCTGGTTAGATTTTACTGATACGACTATGCAACAGGCCAGTGATGTAATGAAGCGGCTTAAAGAGCTGACAGTTCAGGCTTCAAGTGAAACACTTCCTCAATCCGCCTTGGATTCGATTAAACTGGAAGTTGACCAACTAAAAGAACAAATGATGAACATTGGTAACAGCCAGCTTCGTGGGAAGTATGTTTTCAATGGGCAAAATTACGATCAGGCACCGTATCAGCTATCAGCAACCGTCACGAGTTATGATCAGATTAATCCGGATCAAGGTGCCGTCAGTTATGCGATCGGGGACCAAGATGCATTTCGGGTAAATACATCAGGCAGTGATTTTTTCGGAAAATCAACAGAAGCTGATAATGTTTTTAAGGTCATAGATTCGTTATCTGCTGCATTAACCAATGGGAATAGTACGGCAATATCAAGTCAACTTTCAAGCATTGAATCCCGTTTTACCAAAATGCAAACAAGTTTGTCTGAAGTAGGTGCGCGTACAAATCGGGTTGAATTGGTACAATCTCGTTTGGATGAACGTAATTTGAATCTGACAACACTTCAAGCCAAAACAGAGGATGCTGATGTTGCCAGCCTGATGATTCAAGCTACATCTGCTCAAACTATTTATGAGGCTGCTTTGAAATCATCTGCCAAGATCATGCAGCCATCTCTGATGGACTTTATGAGTTGA